A genomic window from Betta splendens chromosome 17, fBetSpl5.4, whole genome shotgun sequence includes:
- the LOC114844143 gene encoding disco-interacting protein 2 homolog C isoform X1, producing MADRDPVPLPAEVRAKLAELELELSEGDITQKGYEKKRSKLIGAYFPQTPAADPSLGQERAPVTPSSSTRYHRRRSSGSRDERYRSDVHSEAVQAALAKHKERKMAVPMPSKRRSLVVQTSMDAYTPPDTSSGSEDEGQGYGDEDEGGDCEEEDGGGGGGGTSSSREDSISMEHWISRALHSTSSTTTTTASSTASSCSTRSGGSGAAGGGLADVLAQHVHRQHHKPENHSAPPDVTGYTNSTGPDGIQVDRAPGGGTAAQRQTPKYGNAELMETGDGVPVSSRVSAKIQQLVNTLKRPKRPPLTEFFVDDFEELLEVQQPDPNQPRAEGAPMAALRGEQLGVVTNWPPSLEAALQRWGTVSPKAPCLTAVDGGGRPLCVLTYGKLWSRSVKVAYNLLHKLGTKQEPLVRAGDRVALVFPNNDPAAFMTAFYGCLLAELVPVPIEVPLTRKDAGSQQIGFLLGSCSVTVALTSDVCHKGLPKSPTGEILQFKGWPKVQWVVTESKHLSKPPRDWFPHVKDANQDSAYIEYKSCKDGSVLGVTVRRTALLAHCQALTQSCSYTEAETIVNVLDFKKDVGLWHAVLTSVMNMMHVISVPYALMKVNPLSWIQKVCQHKATVACVKSRDMHWALVAHRDQKDVNLSSLRMLVVADGSNPWSVSSCDAFLNVFQTKGLRPEVICPCASSPEALTVAIRRPLEEGSAPGRGVLSMQGLSHGVIRVDSEEKLSVLTLQDVGSVMAGALMCVVKPEGLPQLCRSDEVGELCVCAAATGSSYYGLAGVSKSTFEVFPVSNNGAAVGELPFTRTGLLGFIGPGGLIFVAGKMDGLMVVGGRRHNADDIVATALAVEPMKFVYRGRIAVFSITVLHDERIVVVAEQRPDSTEEDSFQWMSRVLQAIDGIHQVGVYCLALVPSNTLPKTPLGGIHLSETKQLFLEGALHPCNVLMCPHTCVTNLPKPRQKQPEIGPASVMVGNLVSGKRIAQASGRDVGQIEDNDQARKFLFLSEVLQWRAQSSPDHVLYTLLNSRGTIASALTCLQLHKRAEKIAGLLAERGHLQDGDHVALVYPPGTDLIAAFYGCLYAGCVPVTVRPPHPHNIATTLPTVKMIVEVSRSVCVLTTQLISKLLRSKEATAAVDFRTWPPVLDTDDLPKKKAPQLHRASSPDALAYLDFSVSTTGMLAGVKMSHTATSAFCRSIKLQCELYPSREVAICLDPYCGLGFVLWCLCSVYSGHQSVLIPPSELEVNPSLWLSAVSQYKVRDTFCSYSVMELCTKGLGLQTDVLKARGLDLSRVRTCVVVAEERPRIALTQSFSKLFKDLGLHPRAVSTSFGCRVNLAVCLQPHRLSKAVDQGTSGPDPTTVYVDMRALRHDRVRLVERGSPHSLPLMESGKILPGVRIIIANPETKGPMGESHLGEIWVHSGHNASGYFTVYGDEALQSDHFSSRLSFGDTQTIWARTGYLGFLRRTELTDASGERHDALYVVGALEEAMELRGMRYHPIDIETSVIRTHKSITECAVFTWTNLLVVVVELDGSEQEALDLVPLVTNVVLEEHYLIVGVVVVVDIGVIPINSRGEKQRMHLRDGFLADQLDPIYVAYNM from the exons GTGATATCACACAGAAGGGCTACGAGAAGAAGAGGTCCAAGCTGATTGGGGCCTATTTCCCTCAGACTCCAG CGGCGGACCCGTCGCTGGGTCAGGAGAGGGCGCCCGTCACCCCGTCCTCGTCGACCCGCTACCACCGCCGGCGGTCGTCTGGGTCCAGAGACGAACGTTACAGATCAG ATGTGCACTCTGAGGCGGTGCAGGCAGCCCTGGCCAAGCACAAGGAGAGGAAGATGGCGGTGCCGATGCCTTCAAAGCGCCGCTCGCTGGTGGTGCAGACGTCCATGGATGCCTACACGCCTCCAG ACACTTCTTCAGGCTCAGAGGATGAGGGTCAGGGTTACGGTGATGAAGACGAAGGAGGAGactgcgaggaggaggatggaggaggcggcgggggaGGAACCTCATCCAGCCGGGAGGACAGCATCAGCATGGAGCACTGGATCAGCCGCGCCCTccacagcacctcctccaccaccaccaccaccgcctcgtccaccgcgtcctcctgctccacacgCAGCGGGGGCAGCGGGGccgcggggggggggctggCCGACGTCCTGGCACAGCACGTCCACCGCCAGCACCACAAGCCAG agaaccactctgcccctccaGACGTCACCGGTTACACCAACAGCACCGGCCCCGATGGGATCCAGGTGGACCGAGCCCCGGGTGGCGGCACCGCGGCCCAGAGACAGACGCCCAAATACGGCAACGCCGAGCTGATGGAGACGGGAGACG GGGTTCCAGTCAGCAGCAGGGTTTCAGCCAAAATTCAGCAGCTGGTCAACACTCTGAAGAGGCCCAAGCGTCCGCCGCTCACAGAGTTCTTTGTGGACGACttcgaggagctgctggaag TCCAGCAGCCGGACCCCAACCAGCCCAGGGCCGAGGGGGCGCCCATGGCCGCCCTGCGCGGCGAGCAGCTGGGCGTGGTGACCAACTGGCCCCCGTCCCTggaggcggcgctgcagcgCTGGGGCACCGTCTCCCCCAAGGCGCCGTGCCTCACGGCCGTGGACGGCGGCGGCAGGCCGCTCTGCGTCCTCACCTACG GCAAACTGTGGTCCAGGAGTGTGAAGGTGGCCTACAACCTGCTGCACAAGCTGGGAACCAAGCAGGAGCCGCTGGTCAGAGCTGGAGACAGG GTGGCGCTGGTCTTCCCCAACAACGACCCCGCGGCCTTCATGACGGCGTTCTACGGCTGCCTGCTGGCCGAGCTCGTCCCAGTGCCCATAGAAGTTCCGCTGACCCGCAAG gaCGCCGGCAGCCAGCAGATCGGGTTCCTGCTGGGGAGCTGCAGCGTGACGGTGGCGCTGACCAGCGACGTGTGCCATAAAGGCCTTCCCAAGAGCCCCACTGGAGAGATCCTACAGTTCAAag GCTGGCCCAAGGTGCAGTGGGTCGTCACCGAGTCCAAACACCTGTCCAAACCGCCCCGGGACTGGTTCCCACACGTGAAGGATGCCAACCAGGACAGCGCCTACAtcgag TACAAGAGCTGTAAGGACGGCAGCGTGCTGGGGGTGACGGTGAGGAGGACGGCTCTGCTCGCCCACTGCCAGGCGCTCACGCAGTCCTGCTCGTACACGGAAG ctgAGACCATAGTGAATGTCTTGGACTTTAAGAAGGacgtgggcctgtggcacgccGTCCTCACC AGCGTGATGAACATGATGCACGTCATCAGTGTTCCCTACGCCCTCATGAAGGTCAACCCTCTGTCCTGGATCCAGAAGGTCTGCCAGCACAAAG CCACGGTGGCGTGTGTGAAGTCCCGGGACATGCACTGGGCTCTGGTGGCCCACCGGGACCAGAAGGACGTCAACCTGAGCTCCCTGCGCATGCTGGTGGTGGCGGACGGCTCCAACCCCT GGTCCGTCTCGTCCTGCGACGCCTTCCTCAACGTCTTCCAGACCAAAGGTCTGCGGCCGGAGGTCATCTGTCCCTGTGCCAGCTCCCCCGAGGCGCTGACGGTGGCCATACGAAG GCCGCTGGAGGAGGGCTCCGCCCCCGGCCGCGGCGTCTTGTCCATGCAGGGTCTGAGTCACGGCGTGATCCGGGTCGACTCCGAGGAGAAGCTGTCGGTCCTCACGCTGCAGGACGTGGGCTCCGTCATGGCCGGAG cgctgATGTGCGTGGTGAAGCCGGAAGGACTCCCTCAGCTGTGTCGCAGCGATGAGGTGGGGGAGCTGTGCGTGTGCGCCGCCGCCACCGGCTCCTCCTACTACGGCCTGGCCGGCGTGAGCAAGAGCACCTTCGAG GTTTTCCCAGTGTCCAACAACGGCGCTGCTGTGGGGGAGCTCCCCTTCACCCGGACCGGCCTGCTGGGCTTCATCGGACCCGGAGGTCTGATCTTTGTGGCCGGGAAGATGGACGGGCTGATGGTGGTGGGCGGCCGGCGGCACAATGCCGACGACATCGTGGCCACGGCGTTGGCGGTGGAGCCCATGAAGTTTGTGTACAGGGGCAG GATCGCTGTGTTCTCCATCACGGTGCTTCACGACGAGAGGATCGTGGTCGTGGCTGAGCAGCGGCCCGActccacagaggaggacagctTCCAGTGGATGAGCCGGGTTCTACAG GCGATCGACGGCATTCACCAGGTGGGCGTGTATTGTCTGGCTTTGGTGCCGTCCAACACGCTGCCCAAGACGCCGCTGGGCGGCATCCACCTGTCGGAGACCAAGCAGCTGTTCCTGGAGGGGGCGCTGCACCCCTGCAACGTGCTGATGTGCCCCCACACCTGCGTCACCAACCTGCCCAAACCGCGGCAGAAGCAGCCAg aGATCGGGCCGGCGTCCGTGATGGTCGGGAACCTGGTGTCGGGGAAGAGGATCGCTCAGGCCAGCGGCAGAGACGTGGGTCAGATCGAAGACAATGACCAGGCAAGGAAG TTCCTCTTCCTGTCGGAGGTCCTGCAGTGGAGAGCCCAGAGTTCTCCAGACCACGTCCTGTACACGCTGCTCAACTCCAGA GGAACCATCGCCAGCGCGTTGACTTGTCTCCAGCTGCATAAGCGAGCAGAGAAGATCGCCGGCCTGCTGGCGGAACGGGGCCACCTGCAGGACGGAGACCACGTGGCGCTGGTCTACCCCCCAG GCACGGACCTCATCGCCGCCTTCTACGGCTGCCTGTACGCCGGCTGCGTGCCCGTCACCGTGCGCCCGCCTCACCCGCACAACATCGCCACCACGCTGCCCACGGTCAAGATGATCGTAGAG GTGAGCCGCTCCGTGTGCGTGCTGACAACACAGCTCATCTCCAAGCTGCTCAGGTCCAAGGAGGCCACGGCTGCTGTGGACTTCCGGACCTGGCCGCCGGTTCTGGACACAG ATGATTTACCAAAGAAGAAAGCTCCTCAGCTGCACAGAGCTTCCAGCCCCGACGCTCTGGCCTACCTGGACTTCAGCGTGTCCACCACAGGGATGCTGGCTGGAGTCAAG ATGTCTCACACCGCCACCAGTGCCTTCTGCCGCTCCATCAAGCTGCAGTGTGAGCTGTACCCGTCCAGGGAAGTGGCCATCTGCCTGGACCCGTACTGCGGCCTGGGCTTCGTCCTCTGGTGTCTTTGCAG CGTGTACTCGGGTCATCAGTCCGTCCTGATCCCTCCGTCCGAGCTGGAGGTGAACCCGTCTCTCTGGCTGTCGGCCGTCAGTCAGTACAAAGTCCGCGACACCTTCTGCTCCTACAGTGTGATGGAGCTGTGCACCAAAGGCCTGGGCCTGCAGACCGACGTCCTCAAG GCTCGAGGACTGGACCTGTCCCGGGTCAGGACCTGCGTGGTTGTAGCAGAGGAGCGCCCCAGGATCGCCCTCACGCAGTCCTTCTCCAAGCTCTTCAAGGACCTGGGGCTCCACCCTCGGGCCGTCAGCACCTCCTTCGGCTGCAGGGTCAACCTGGCCGTCTGCCTGCAG CCTCACAGGCTGAGTAAAGCTGTTGACCAG GGAACCTCTGGACCCGACCCCACGACTGTATACGTGGACATGAGAGCGTTACGACACGACAG GGTCCGACTGGTAGAAAGGGGTTCTCCACACAGCCTGCCGCTGATGGAGTCTGGGAAG ATTCTTCCAGGGGTTCGAATCATCATCGCCAACCCAGAGACCAAGGGGCCGATGGGAGAGTCACATCTGGGAGAG ATCTGGGTCCACAGCGGCCACAACGCCAGCGGCTACTTCACCGTCTACGGAGACGAGGCGCTGCAGTCGGACCACTTCAGCTCCAGACTCAGCTTCGGGGACACGCAAACCATCTGGGCTCGAACCGGGTACCTGGGCTTCCTCCGCAGAACTGAGCTGACGGATGCCAGTGGAG AGCGACACGACGCCCTCTATGTGGTGGGAGCCCTGGAAGAAGCCATGGAGCTGAGGGGGATGAGGTACCACCCGATCGACATCGAGACGTCCGTCATCAGGACACACAAGAGCATCACTGAGTG tgCCGTGTTCACATGGACCaacctgctggtggtggtggtggagctggacgGATCCGAGCAGGAGGCCTTGGACCTGGTGCCCCTGGTCACCAACGTGGTGCTGGAGGAGCACTACCTGatcgtgggggtggtggtggtggtcgaCATCGGCGTCATCCCCATCAACTCCCGCGGCGAGAAGCAGCGCATGCACCTGCGCGACGGCTTCCTGGCCGATCAGCTGGACCCCATTTACGTAGCCTACAACATGTAG
- the LOC114844143 gene encoding disco-interacting protein 2 homolog C isoform X4: protein MADRDPVPLPAEVRAKLAELELELSEGDITQKGYEKKRSKLIGAYFPQTPAADPSLGQERAPVTPSSSTRYHRRRSSGSRDERYRSDVHSEAVQAALAKHKERKMAVPMPSKRRSLVVQTSMDAYTPPDTSSGSEDEGQGYGDEDEGGDCEEEDGGGGGGGTSSSREDSISMEHWISRALHSTSSTTTTTASSTASSCSTRSGGSGAAGGGLADVLAQHVHRQHHKPENHSAPPDVTGYTNSTGPDGIQVDRAPGGGTAAQRQTPKYGNAELMETGDGVPVSSRVSAKIQQLVNTLKRPKRPPLTEFFVDDFEELLEVQQPDPNQPRAEGAPMAALRGEQLGVVTNWPPSLEAALQRWGTVSPKAPCLTAVDGGGRPLCVLTYGKLWSRSVKVAYNLLHKLGTKQEPLVRAGDRVALVFPNNDPAAFMTAFYGCLLAELVPVPIEVPLTRKDAGSQQIGFLLGSCSVTVALTSDVCHKGLPKSPTGEILQFKGWPKVQWVVTESKHLSKPPRDWFPHVKDANQDSAYIEYKSCKDGSVLGVTVRRTALLAHCQALTQSCSYTEAETIVNVLDFKKDVGLWHAVLTSVMNMMHVISVPYALMKVNPLSWIQKVCQHKATVACVKSRDMHWALVAHRDQKDVNLSSLRMLVVADGSNPWSVSSCDAFLNVFQTKGLRPEVICPCASSPEALTVAIRRPLEEGSAPGRGVLSMQGLSHGVIRVDSEEKLSVLTLQDVGSVMAGALMCVVKPEGLPQLCRSDEVGELCVCAAATGSSYYGLAGVSKSTFEVFPVSNNGAAVGELPFTRTGLLGFIGPGGLIFVAGKMDGLMVVGGRRHNADDIVATALAVEPMKFVYRGRIAVFSITVLHDERIVVVAEQRPDSTEEDSFQWMSRVLQAIDGIHQVGVYCLALVPSNTLPKTPLGGIHLSETKQLFLEGALHPCNVLMCPHTCVTNLPKPRQKQPEIGPASVMVGNLVSGKRIAQASGRDVGQIEDNDQFLFLSEVLQWRAQSSPDHVLYTLLNSRGTIASALTCLQLHKRAEKIAGLLAERGHLQDGDHVALVYPPGTDLIAAFYGCLYAGCVPVTVRPPHPHNIATTLPTVKMIVEVSRSVCVLTTQLISKLLRSKEATAAVDFRTWPPVLDTDDLPKKKAPQLHRASSPDALAYLDFSVSTTGMLAGVKMSHTATSAFCRSIKLQCELYPSREVAICLDPYCGLGFVLWCLCSVYSGHQSVLIPPSELEVNPSLWLSAVSQYKVRDTFCSYSVMELCTKGLGLQTDVLKARGLDLSRVRTCVVVAEERPRIALTQSFSKLFKDLGLHPRAVSTSFGCRVNLAVCLQGTSGPDPTTVYVDMRALRHDRVRLVERGSPHSLPLMESGKILPGVRIIIANPETKGPMGESHLGEIWVHSGHNASGYFTVYGDEALQSDHFSSRLSFGDTQTIWARTGYLGFLRRTELTDASGERHDALYVVGALEEAMELRGMRYHPIDIETSVIRTHKSITECAVFTWTNLLVVVVELDGSEQEALDLVPLVTNVVLEEHYLIVGVVVVVDIGVIPINSRGEKQRMHLRDGFLADQLDPIYVAYNM from the exons GTGATATCACACAGAAGGGCTACGAGAAGAAGAGGTCCAAGCTGATTGGGGCCTATTTCCCTCAGACTCCAG CGGCGGACCCGTCGCTGGGTCAGGAGAGGGCGCCCGTCACCCCGTCCTCGTCGACCCGCTACCACCGCCGGCGGTCGTCTGGGTCCAGAGACGAACGTTACAGATCAG ATGTGCACTCTGAGGCGGTGCAGGCAGCCCTGGCCAAGCACAAGGAGAGGAAGATGGCGGTGCCGATGCCTTCAAAGCGCCGCTCGCTGGTGGTGCAGACGTCCATGGATGCCTACACGCCTCCAG ACACTTCTTCAGGCTCAGAGGATGAGGGTCAGGGTTACGGTGATGAAGACGAAGGAGGAGactgcgaggaggaggatggaggaggcggcgggggaGGAACCTCATCCAGCCGGGAGGACAGCATCAGCATGGAGCACTGGATCAGCCGCGCCCTccacagcacctcctccaccaccaccaccaccgcctcgtccaccgcgtcctcctgctccacacgCAGCGGGGGCAGCGGGGccgcggggggggggctggCCGACGTCCTGGCACAGCACGTCCACCGCCAGCACCACAAGCCAG agaaccactctgcccctccaGACGTCACCGGTTACACCAACAGCACCGGCCCCGATGGGATCCAGGTGGACCGAGCCCCGGGTGGCGGCACCGCGGCCCAGAGACAGACGCCCAAATACGGCAACGCCGAGCTGATGGAGACGGGAGACG GGGTTCCAGTCAGCAGCAGGGTTTCAGCCAAAATTCAGCAGCTGGTCAACACTCTGAAGAGGCCCAAGCGTCCGCCGCTCACAGAGTTCTTTGTGGACGACttcgaggagctgctggaag TCCAGCAGCCGGACCCCAACCAGCCCAGGGCCGAGGGGGCGCCCATGGCCGCCCTGCGCGGCGAGCAGCTGGGCGTGGTGACCAACTGGCCCCCGTCCCTggaggcggcgctgcagcgCTGGGGCACCGTCTCCCCCAAGGCGCCGTGCCTCACGGCCGTGGACGGCGGCGGCAGGCCGCTCTGCGTCCTCACCTACG GCAAACTGTGGTCCAGGAGTGTGAAGGTGGCCTACAACCTGCTGCACAAGCTGGGAACCAAGCAGGAGCCGCTGGTCAGAGCTGGAGACAGG GTGGCGCTGGTCTTCCCCAACAACGACCCCGCGGCCTTCATGACGGCGTTCTACGGCTGCCTGCTGGCCGAGCTCGTCCCAGTGCCCATAGAAGTTCCGCTGACCCGCAAG gaCGCCGGCAGCCAGCAGATCGGGTTCCTGCTGGGGAGCTGCAGCGTGACGGTGGCGCTGACCAGCGACGTGTGCCATAAAGGCCTTCCCAAGAGCCCCACTGGAGAGATCCTACAGTTCAAag GCTGGCCCAAGGTGCAGTGGGTCGTCACCGAGTCCAAACACCTGTCCAAACCGCCCCGGGACTGGTTCCCACACGTGAAGGATGCCAACCAGGACAGCGCCTACAtcgag TACAAGAGCTGTAAGGACGGCAGCGTGCTGGGGGTGACGGTGAGGAGGACGGCTCTGCTCGCCCACTGCCAGGCGCTCACGCAGTCCTGCTCGTACACGGAAG ctgAGACCATAGTGAATGTCTTGGACTTTAAGAAGGacgtgggcctgtggcacgccGTCCTCACC AGCGTGATGAACATGATGCACGTCATCAGTGTTCCCTACGCCCTCATGAAGGTCAACCCTCTGTCCTGGATCCAGAAGGTCTGCCAGCACAAAG CCACGGTGGCGTGTGTGAAGTCCCGGGACATGCACTGGGCTCTGGTGGCCCACCGGGACCAGAAGGACGTCAACCTGAGCTCCCTGCGCATGCTGGTGGTGGCGGACGGCTCCAACCCCT GGTCCGTCTCGTCCTGCGACGCCTTCCTCAACGTCTTCCAGACCAAAGGTCTGCGGCCGGAGGTCATCTGTCCCTGTGCCAGCTCCCCCGAGGCGCTGACGGTGGCCATACGAAG GCCGCTGGAGGAGGGCTCCGCCCCCGGCCGCGGCGTCTTGTCCATGCAGGGTCTGAGTCACGGCGTGATCCGGGTCGACTCCGAGGAGAAGCTGTCGGTCCTCACGCTGCAGGACGTGGGCTCCGTCATGGCCGGAG cgctgATGTGCGTGGTGAAGCCGGAAGGACTCCCTCAGCTGTGTCGCAGCGATGAGGTGGGGGAGCTGTGCGTGTGCGCCGCCGCCACCGGCTCCTCCTACTACGGCCTGGCCGGCGTGAGCAAGAGCACCTTCGAG GTTTTCCCAGTGTCCAACAACGGCGCTGCTGTGGGGGAGCTCCCCTTCACCCGGACCGGCCTGCTGGGCTTCATCGGACCCGGAGGTCTGATCTTTGTGGCCGGGAAGATGGACGGGCTGATGGTGGTGGGCGGCCGGCGGCACAATGCCGACGACATCGTGGCCACGGCGTTGGCGGTGGAGCCCATGAAGTTTGTGTACAGGGGCAG GATCGCTGTGTTCTCCATCACGGTGCTTCACGACGAGAGGATCGTGGTCGTGGCTGAGCAGCGGCCCGActccacagaggaggacagctTCCAGTGGATGAGCCGGGTTCTACAG GCGATCGACGGCATTCACCAGGTGGGCGTGTATTGTCTGGCTTTGGTGCCGTCCAACACGCTGCCCAAGACGCCGCTGGGCGGCATCCACCTGTCGGAGACCAAGCAGCTGTTCCTGGAGGGGGCGCTGCACCCCTGCAACGTGCTGATGTGCCCCCACACCTGCGTCACCAACCTGCCCAAACCGCGGCAGAAGCAGCCAg aGATCGGGCCGGCGTCCGTGATGGTCGGGAACCTGGTGTCGGGGAAGAGGATCGCTCAGGCCAGCGGCAGAGACGTGGGTCAGATCGAAGACAATGACCAG TTCCTCTTCCTGTCGGAGGTCCTGCAGTGGAGAGCCCAGAGTTCTCCAGACCACGTCCTGTACACGCTGCTCAACTCCAGA GGAACCATCGCCAGCGCGTTGACTTGTCTCCAGCTGCATAAGCGAGCAGAGAAGATCGCCGGCCTGCTGGCGGAACGGGGCCACCTGCAGGACGGAGACCACGTGGCGCTGGTCTACCCCCCAG GCACGGACCTCATCGCCGCCTTCTACGGCTGCCTGTACGCCGGCTGCGTGCCCGTCACCGTGCGCCCGCCTCACCCGCACAACATCGCCACCACGCTGCCCACGGTCAAGATGATCGTAGAG GTGAGCCGCTCCGTGTGCGTGCTGACAACACAGCTCATCTCCAAGCTGCTCAGGTCCAAGGAGGCCACGGCTGCTGTGGACTTCCGGACCTGGCCGCCGGTTCTGGACACAG ATGATTTACCAAAGAAGAAAGCTCCTCAGCTGCACAGAGCTTCCAGCCCCGACGCTCTGGCCTACCTGGACTTCAGCGTGTCCACCACAGGGATGCTGGCTGGAGTCAAG ATGTCTCACACCGCCACCAGTGCCTTCTGCCGCTCCATCAAGCTGCAGTGTGAGCTGTACCCGTCCAGGGAAGTGGCCATCTGCCTGGACCCGTACTGCGGCCTGGGCTTCGTCCTCTGGTGTCTTTGCAG CGTGTACTCGGGTCATCAGTCCGTCCTGATCCCTCCGTCCGAGCTGGAGGTGAACCCGTCTCTCTGGCTGTCGGCCGTCAGTCAGTACAAAGTCCGCGACACCTTCTGCTCCTACAGTGTGATGGAGCTGTGCACCAAAGGCCTGGGCCTGCAGACCGACGTCCTCAAG GCTCGAGGACTGGACCTGTCCCGGGTCAGGACCTGCGTGGTTGTAGCAGAGGAGCGCCCCAGGATCGCCCTCACGCAGTCCTTCTCCAAGCTCTTCAAGGACCTGGGGCTCCACCCTCGGGCCGTCAGCACCTCCTTCGGCTGCAGGGTCAACCTGGCCGTCTGCCTGCAG GGAACCTCTGGACCCGACCCCACGACTGTATACGTGGACATGAGAGCGTTACGACACGACAG GGTCCGACTGGTAGAAAGGGGTTCTCCACACAGCCTGCCGCTGATGGAGTCTGGGAAG ATTCTTCCAGGGGTTCGAATCATCATCGCCAACCCAGAGACCAAGGGGCCGATGGGAGAGTCACATCTGGGAGAG ATCTGGGTCCACAGCGGCCACAACGCCAGCGGCTACTTCACCGTCTACGGAGACGAGGCGCTGCAGTCGGACCACTTCAGCTCCAGACTCAGCTTCGGGGACACGCAAACCATCTGGGCTCGAACCGGGTACCTGGGCTTCCTCCGCAGAACTGAGCTGACGGATGCCAGTGGAG AGCGACACGACGCCCTCTATGTGGTGGGAGCCCTGGAAGAAGCCATGGAGCTGAGGGGGATGAGGTACCACCCGATCGACATCGAGACGTCCGTCATCAGGACACACAAGAGCATCACTGAGTG tgCCGTGTTCACATGGACCaacctgctggtggtggtggtggagctggacgGATCCGAGCAGGAGGCCTTGGACCTGGTGCCCCTGGTCACCAACGTGGTGCTGGAGGAGCACTACCTGatcgtgggggtggtggtggtggtcgaCATCGGCGTCATCCCCATCAACTCCCGCGGCGAGAAGCAGCGCATGCACCTGCGCGACGGCTTCCTGGCCGATCAGCTGGACCCCATTTACGTAGCCTACAACATGTAG